From a single Myotis daubentonii chromosome 5, mMyoDau2.1, whole genome shotgun sequence genomic region:
- the LOC132234569 gene encoding probable ATP-dependent RNA helicase DDX5 — MSGYWSDRDPGRDRGFGAPRFGGSRAGPLSGKKFGNPGEKLVKKQWNLDELPKFEKNFYQEHPDLARRTAQEVETYRRSKEITVRGHNCPKPILNFYEANFPANIMDAIARQNFTEPTAIQAQGWPVALSGLDMVGIAQTGSGKTLSYLLPAIVHINHQPFLERGDGPICLVLAPTRELAQQVQQVAAEYCRACRLKSTCIYGGAPKGPQIRDLERGVEICIATPGRLIDFLECGKTNLRRATYLVLDEADRMLDMGFEPQIRKIVDQIRPDRQTLMWSATWPKEVRQLAEDFLRDYIHINTGALELSANHNILQIVDVCHDVEKDEKLIRLMEEIMSEKESKTIVFVETKRRCDELTRKMRRDGWPAMGIHGDKSQQERDWVLSEFKHGKAPILIATDVASRGLDVEDVKFVINYDYPNSSEDYIHRIGRTARSTKTGTAYTFFTPNNIKQASDLISVLREAHQAVNPKLLQLVEDGGSGRSRGRGGMKDDRRDRYSAGKRGRFNTFRDRENYDSGYSSLLNRDFGAKTQNGVYSATNYTHGSFGSNFVSAGIQTSFRTGDPTGTYQTGYDSIQQYGSNVPNMHNRMNQEAYAYPATAAAPMIGYPTPTGYSQ; from the coding sequence ATGTCGGGCTATTGGAGTGATCGGGACCCTGGCCGGGATCGAGGGTTTGGTGCACCTCGATTTGGAGGAAGTAGGGCAGGGCCTCTATCAGGAAAGAAGTTTGGAAACCCTGGGGAGAAACTAGTTAAAAAGCAGTGGAATCTTGATGAGCTGCCCAAATTTGAGAAGAATTTTTACCAAGAACACCCTGATTTGGCCAGGCGCACAGCGCAAGAGGTAGAGACATACAGAAGAAGCAAGGAAATTACAGTTAGAGGACACAACTGCCCAAAGCCCATTCTGAATTTTTATGAAGCAAACTTCCCTGCAAACATCATGGATGCGATTGCAAGACAGAACTTTACTGAACCCACTGCTATTCAAGCTCAGGGATGGCCAGTTGCCCTAAGTGGATTGGATATGGTTGGAATAGCACAGACTGGATCTGGGAAAACATTGTCTTATTTGCTGCCTGCCATTGTCCACATCAATCATCAGCCGTTCCTAGAGAGAGGTGATGGACCTATTTGCTTGGTGCTGGCACCAACTCGGGAACTGGCCCAGCAGGTGCAGCAAGTGGCTGCTGAATACTGTAGAGCGTGCCGATTGAAGTCTACTTGCATCTATGGTGGTGCTCCCAAGGGACCACAAATACGAGATTTGGAGAGAGGTGTGGAGATCTGTATTGCAACACCTGGAAGACTGATTGACTTTTTAGAGTGTGGAAAAACAAATCTGAGACGAGCCACCTACCTTGTCCTTGATGAAGCAGATAGAATGCTTGATATGGGCTTCGAACCCCAAATAAGAAAGATTGTGGACCAGATAAGGCCCGACAGGCAAACCCTGATGTGGAGTGCAACTTGGCCAAAAGAAGTAAGACAGCTTGCTGAAGATTTCCTGAGAGACTATATTCATATAAACACTGGTGCACTGGAACTGAGCGCAAACCACAACATTCTTCAGATTGTGGATGTGTGTCATGATGTAGAAAAGGATGAAAAACTTATTCGTCTGATGGAAGAGATCATGAGTGAGAAGGAGAGTAAAACCATTGTCTTTGTTGAAACCAAAAGAAGATGCGATGAACTTACTAGAAAAATGAGGAGGGACGGGTGGCCTGCCATGGGTATTCATGGTGACAAGAGTCAACAGGAACGTGACTGGGTTCTAAGTGAATTCAAACATGGAAAAGCTCCTATTCTGATTGCTACGGATGTGGCTTCCAGAGGGCTAGATGTGGAAGATGTGAAATTTGTCATCAATTATGACTACCCTAACTCCTCAGAGGATTATATTCATCGAATTGGGAGAACTGCTCGCAGTACCAAAACAGGCACAGCATACACTTTCTTTACACCTAATAACATCAAGCAAGCGAGCGACCTTATCTCTGTGCTTCGTGAAGCTCATCAAGCCGTCAATCCCAAGTTGCTTCAGTTGGTTGAAGACGGAGGTTCAGGTCGTTCCAGGGGTAGAGGAGGCATGAAGGATGACCGTCGGGACAGATACTCTGCAGGCAAAAGGGGTAGATTTAATACCTTTAGAGACAGGGAAAATTATGACAGCGGCTACTCTAGTCTGCTTAACAGAGATTTTGGGGCAAAGACCCAGAATGGTGTTTACAGTGCTACAAATTACACCCATGGGAGCTTTGGAAGTAATTTTGTGTCTGCTGGTATACAGACCAGTTTCAGGACTGGTGATCCAACAGGGACTTACCAGACTGGTTATGATAGCATTCAGCAATATGGAAGTAATGTTCCAAATATGCACAATCGTATGAACCAAGAGGCATATGCATATCCTGCTACTGCAGCTGCACCTATGATTGGTTATCCAACGCCAACAGGATATTCTCAATAA